A genome region from Sphingobium sp. WTD-1 includes the following:
- a CDS encoding TetR/AcrR family transcriptional regulator has translation MFDTDAALDKAVRLFWQRGYEATSMADLVAETGVAAASLYAAFDNKAGLFAAVIERYAATFSVHLYAPINDPALSTYEAVKGLLERAASSFSEPGTPAGCFMYSAAAAVSPASAAIECLLRDKRIAAEALLIERLQRGAAQGELAANTDPAVLGKFINTVMEGMSVQARDGATINELLSIAKMALDRWPAAI, from the coding sequence GTGTTCGACACTGACGCTGCGCTCGACAAGGCGGTGCGGCTGTTCTGGCAGCGCGGCTACGAGGCGACATCGATGGCCGATCTGGTGGCGGAGACTGGCGTCGCCGCCGCCAGTCTCTATGCAGCGTTTGACAACAAGGCGGGGCTGTTTGCGGCGGTGATCGAACGTTACGCCGCGACGTTCAGCGTCCACCTCTATGCACCCATCAACGATCCGGCGTTGTCCACCTACGAAGCCGTCAAAGGCCTGCTGGAACGAGCGGCGTCATCATTCTCGGAACCTGGAACGCCGGCCGGCTGCTTCATGTATTCGGCAGCGGCAGCCGTTTCGCCGGCGTCCGCCGCCATCGAATGCCTGCTGCGCGACAAGCGTATCGCGGCGGAGGCCCTCCTAATCGAGCGTCTGCAACGCGGCGCCGCGCAGGGCGAGCTTGCGGCCAACACCGATCCGGCCGTGCTAGGCAAATTCATCAATACGGTCATGGAAGGCATGTCCGTTCAAGCGCGCGACGGCGCTACGATCAACGAACTGCTCTCCATCGCCAAAATGGCGCTCGATCGATGGCCGGCCGCGATATGA
- a CDS encoding aldo/keto reductase, translating to MKHVTLPGGEVVPSLGQGTWKMGERAERRSDEIATLRAGVELGMTLIDTAEMYGDGAAETLISEALGSVRDQLFLVSKAYPQNASRSRLADACEASLKRLGTDRLDLYLLHWRGSVPLAETVEALEALKSAGKIRHWGVSNLDTDDMDELIAAGGDGCVTDQILYNLVRRGPELDLLPWLAQHKVPVMAYSPVEQGRLSSHPALDKVAAQVGATPAQVALAWTLRHDGLIAIPKASSIAHVRENRAAADIVLSDADIATLDAEFPRPRDRRPLEML from the coding sequence ATGAAACACGTGACATTGCCCGGCGGGGAAGTGGTTCCTTCACTGGGTCAAGGCACCTGGAAGATGGGCGAACGTGCCGAGCGCCGATCCGATGAGATCGCCACGCTACGCGCCGGTGTCGAACTGGGCATGACGCTCATCGATACCGCCGAAATGTACGGCGATGGTGCGGCGGAAACGCTGATATCCGAGGCGCTGGGCAGCGTTCGCGACCAGTTGTTCCTCGTCAGCAAGGCATATCCGCAGAACGCATCGCGCTCCCGCCTTGCCGATGCATGCGAGGCGAGCCTGAAGCGGCTCGGCACCGACCGGCTGGACCTCTACCTGCTCCATTGGCGGGGATCGGTGCCGCTCGCTGAGACTGTGGAGGCATTGGAGGCGCTCAAATCAGCGGGGAAAATCAGGCATTGGGGTGTCAGCAATCTCGATACCGACGATATGGACGAGCTTATCGCTGCCGGCGGGGATGGCTGCGTGACCGATCAGATCCTCTACAATCTCGTCCGTCGAGGCCCTGAGTTGGACCTGTTGCCGTGGCTCGCCCAGCACAAAGTGCCAGTGATGGCGTATAGTCCCGTCGAGCAGGGACGCCTCTCAAGCCATCCCGCCCTCGACAAAGTAGCGGCCCAGGTTGGCGCAACCCCTGCGCAGGTCGCACTTGCCTGGACGTTGCGCCACGATGGCCTTATCGCCATCCCGAAAGCGAGTTCGATTGCACATGTGCGGGAGAACCGCGCGGCCGCAGATATCGTGCTCTCCGACGCCGACATTGCGACACTCGATGCGGAATTTCCCAGACCACGCGACCGCCGTCCACTCGAGATGCTTTAG